A window from Carassius auratus strain Wakin chromosome 48, ASM336829v1, whole genome shotgun sequence encodes these proteins:
- the LOC113065851 gene encoding C-type lectin domain family 10 member A-like → MERITCMSLLLTAVVSSSARAPRQYHFVNQKKSWTEAQSYCREKYTDLVTISDIQEQNDTEQTIKRVNSNADRVWIGLKNTRVGFWSDPAFYTEQYRNWGPSQPGGDGDCVYMNCGNEPKYSGMM, encoded by the exons ATGGAGAGAATCACATgtatgtctcttctgctcacag CTGTGGTCAGTTCTTCTGCACGAGCTCCGCGTCAGTATCACTTTGTGAATCAGAAGAAGAGCTGGACTGAagctcagagttactgcagagAGAAATACACAGATCTGGTCACTATCAGTGACATACAAGAACAGAATGACACTGAACAGACCATAAAGAGAGTGAACAGCAATGCTGACCGTGTCTGGATTGGACTGAAGAACACAAGAGTTGGTTTCTGGAGTGACCCTGCCTTCTACACAGAACAGTACAGGAACTGGGGACCATCACAACCAGGAGGAGATGGAGACTGTGTTTACATGAACTGTGGGAATGAGCCTAAGTACAGTGGCATGATGTAG
- the LOC113065852 gene encoding FH2 domain-containing protein 1-like has translation MESASAAANHLLAPPTSPSSLSRISLANESQGFEEEGGAVVSCPSLPDHAPNGALPLAPPLPPPLPIGNPAERKRRVKSFYWKPIPEDRVKHQDGPNLWSFDRSSRDPLHIDIRAIEELFGHEDTPPASTTSTTTSTTTSTTTSTTISTTIGRRRASVKDLRPQITILGSKRSLNISIFLKHFKKSTESLLDDILLGNTGIFSVESLRELLKLLPEEDEVKNLQMFSGNPQDLAPPDAFIHQLIRLPRYEVRLEALLLKEEFFPSYTVMKQDMTIILSAIKGDLLICEELHNVLHLVLQAGNIMNAGGSAGNAVGFKLSSLLLLADTKANKPGINLLHFVALEAQKKDLLMFPDKLQHVQQAARVCVDSIHEEFDALTRRVHQLQQNIHTDDELLLQLQSFLQSAARALEDLRISIDEVQREGDALIDFFCEDRDLFKLDECLRIFQNFCSKFKKAVQENMERGMWEESRRKRLKESEDKQHSWAGLEGVGGVFGLQSNSKVDVVAALKRKGLMKQLETSPESLYCSPQQNNVTLDSCGTETLVLPPIHSLSITNVTEEIEIKSLSIQESQNNDLQTQSQETLGNKEVTPNMTFHPSQISLVVEPELINDKSEGKTKDNVWPTTESLQTSAGVKQTISKRTFGPKNRASLSVKSPSSSTKATSSSSSSSPKCVSSSETASVRKLVPLRQPSSSVRIQERPGGSVLNVAKKTPAVRPEEKMCRATLRALDRPSPQTSACNSTLKPPSFTRNTVASTTRHSTAPGNRSKAPPLTHAASLRLSQVLKPKETPAESVRPSPPAGRLRKSSTAASQSSVFTPGSRDKNVKPTWR, from the exons ATGGAATCAGCCAGTGCTGCTGCCAATCATCTTCTGGCCCCACCCACATCCCCTTCTAGTTTGAGCAGGATCTCACTGGCCAATGAGAGCCAGGGTTTTGAGGAAGAGGGCGGGGCTGTTGTCTCTTGTCCGTCATTACCTGACCACGCCCCTAATGGTGCCCTGCCCCTGGCTCCTCCCCTTCCTCCACCCCTGCCCATTGGAAACCCTgcggagaggaagaggagggtaAAGAGTTTCTACTGGAAACCGATTCCTGAGGATCGTGTGAAGCATCAGGACGGGCCGAACCTGTGGAGCTTCGACCGGAGCAGCAGGGATCCGCTCCACATTGACATCAGGGCCATCGAGGAGCTGTTCGGACACGAGGACACGCCGCCAGCCTCCACGACCAGCACCACGACCAGCACCACGACCAGCACCACGACCAGCACCACGATCAGCACCACGATCGGACGAAGACGCGCTTCTGTGAAAGATCTCAGACCACAG atCACCATCCTGGGCTCCAAGAGAAGCTTGAATATCTCAATTTTTCTGAAACACTTCAAAAA GTCCACTGAGAGTCTTCTGGATGATATTCTTCTTGGAAACACGGGCATCTTCAGTGTGGAGTCTCTCAGAGAGCTACTGAAGCTCCTGCCGGAGGAGGACGAG GTGAAGAATCTTCAGATGTTCAGTGGGAACCCTCAAGACCTGGCTCCGCCTGATGCCTTCATACACCAGCTCATCCGATTACCCAG GTATGAGGTCCGTCTCGAGGCTCTGCTGTTAAAGGAAGAGTTTTTCCCCTCATACACCGTAATGAAACAGGACATGACCATCATCCTGAGTGCCATTAAAGGTGATCTGCTGAT CTGTGAGGAGCTTCACAATGTCCTTCATTTAGTGCTGCAGGCTGGAAACATCATGAATGCT GGTGGCTCTGCTGGTAACGCCGTGGGCTTCAAACTCTCCTCTCTGCTTTTACTGGCTGATACTAAAGCCAACAAACCTGGAATCAACCTGCTGCACTTTGTCGCTCTG GAAGCTCAGAAGAAAGATCTGCTCATGTTTCCGGATAAACTTCAGCATGTTCAGCAAGCAGCGCG agtgtgTGTTGACAGCATTCATGAGGAGTTTGACGCTCTGACCAGAAGAGTTCATCAGTTACAGCAGAACATCCACACAGATGATGAGCTCCTGCTGCAGCTGCAGTCCTTCCTAcag AGCGCTGCTAGAGCTCTGGAGGATTTGAGGATCAGTATTGATGAGGTTCAGAGGGAAGGAGATGCTCTGATTGATTTCTTCTGTGAGGACAGAGATTTGTTCAAACTGGACGAGTGCTTACGAATTTTCCAGAATTTCTGCTCCAAATTCAAGAaagcagttcag gAGAACATGGAGCGAGGAATGTGGGAGGAGTCTAGGCGCAAGCGTCTGAAGGAGTCAGAAGACAAGCAGCACTCGTGGGCGGGGCTTGAGGGTGTTGGCGGAGTCTTCGGTTTGCAGTCCAATAGTAAAGTAGATGTGGTGGCGGCGTTAAAGAGGAAGGGGCTTATGAAACAGCTTGAGACAAGCCCTGAAAGTTTGTATTGCTCACCACAACAAAACAACGTGACCCTTGACTCCTGTGGAACGGAAACACTCGTACTTCCTCCAATACACTCGCTGTCCATCACAAATGTGACAGAGGAGATTGAAATTAAGTCTCTTTCCATACAGGAATCCCAGAACAACGACCTTCAAACACAAAGTCAGGAAACACTGGGAAATAAAGAAGTAACTCCAAACATGACCTTTCACCCTTCACAAATAAGTTTAGTGGTAGAACCAGAGCTCATTAATGACAAATCAGAGGGAAAAACTAAAGATAATGTCTGGCCTACAACAGAGTCACTCCAAACAAGCGCTGgagtgaaacaaacaatcagcAAACGAACCTTCGGCCCTAAAAACAGAGCATCTCTTTCTGTGAAATCGCCTTCATCTTCCACTAAAGcaacctcatcatcatcatcatcatctcctaAATGTGTGAGCTCCTCTGAAACCGCGAGTGTGAGGAAGCTCGTTCCTCTCCGGCAGCCCAGTAGTTCTGTGAGGATTCAGGAGCGACCCGGTGGAAGCGTCCTCAACGTCGCGAAGAAGACGCCAGCGGTTCGACCGGAGGAGAAGATGTGTCGTGCTACACTTCGAGCCCTCGACCGTCCCAGTCCTCAAACCTCTGCATGCAATTCCACGCTCAAACCACCAAGCTTCACTCGCAACACTGTGGCGTCAACAACACGACACAGCACCGCTCCTGGAAACCGGTCTAAAGCTCCTCCACTGACCCACGCGGCTTCACTCAGGCTCTCTCAGGTCCTCAAGCCGAAGGAGACGCCTGCAGAAAGTGTTCGCCCATCGCCCCCTGCTGGACGTCTGAGGAAGAGCAGCACCGCCGCCTCTCAAAGCTCAGTGTTTACTCCTGGGTCACGTGATAAAAACGTCAAACCCACCTGGAGGTAG